Genomic DNA from bacterium:
CGTGGCGGGCGAGATCGGCGGCCAGTTCGTCGGCGCCGGCATAGCGCGCCGCCGGCTCCTTGCGCAGGGCCTTCAGGCAGATGGTGTCCAGGTCGGGGTCGCCCGATCCCGGCGGCGGCGGATCGCGCCGGCACACGCGGTCCTCGATCTCCGCCGGAGCCGCCTGGGCCAGCTCGTAGGGGCGGCGTCCGGCCAGGATCTCGTAGAGCAGCACGCCGAGGGCGTACACGTCGGTGCCGGTGGTGATGGGCTCGCCGCGCACCTGTTCGGGCGCCGCGTACTCGGGCGTCATCAGGCGCAGGCCCGTGCCCGTGAACGGCACCGTGAAGCCGGTGTCGGCCGCGTCGGCGTCCAGCAGCTTGGCGATGCCGAAGTCGAGCAGCTTCACCGCGCCGTCCGGCCCGACCAGGATGTTCGAGGGCTTCAGGTCGCGGTGCACGACGAGGTGGCGGTGGGCGTGGTGCACCGCGGCGCACACGTCGCGGAAGGCGCGCAGGCGCTCGGCGCGCGGACGCCGCAGGGCCCAGGTCGTGAACGGCTCGCCGTCGACGTGCTCCATGACCAGGTAGGGCCAGCCGGTCTCGCCGACGCCGCCGTCGACGATGCGCGCGATGTGCGGGTGGGTCAGGTCGGCCAGGATCTGCCGCTCCATGCGGAAGCGGCGCGCGAGGCTCGTGTCGCGGCCGGGATGGCGCAGCAGCTTCACCGCCACCTGCGCGGCGTACTCGCCGTCGGCGCGCTCGGCCAGGTAGACGATGCTCATGCCGCCCTCGCCGATGGGGCGCAGCAGTCGCCACGGCCCGATCAGTTCGCCGGACAGGCCGTCGGCCGGCTCGCCGGCGAGGGCCGGACCGATGATCGGTTCGGCGCCCGCCTCGAGAAAGGCCTCGATGTCGTGCCGGCTGCGCCTAGTCATCGCCGTCGTCTCCCGCCGCCGACGCCCCGGCCGCCGGTTCCGCCAGGAAATCGGCCAGCCAGGCCTTGGCCCGCGTCCAGTCGGTGCGCACGGTGCGGTCGCTCACGCCGATCAGCTCGCCGATCTCCGCGTCCTTCAGGCCCACGAAGAAGCGCAGCTCGACCACCCGCGCCAGGCGCTCGTCCGTGGCGGCGAGCCGGTGCAGTCCCTCGTCCAGGTCGAGCAGCAGGGCGCCCTGGACGTCGGCCTGGAGTTCGTCCGGATCGAGGTCGGCCTGCTGCCGATCGCCACCCCGCTTGGCCGCCCGGCGCGCCCGATAGCGGTCGACCAGGATGTGCCGCATGGCCCGGGCCGCGGTGGCGAAGAAGCGCAGCCGATCGCCGGCCAGGACGGCCGTCTGGTCGATGAGCCGCAGGTACGACTCGTGCACCAGGGCGGTCGTGTGCAGGGTGGCGTCGGCCGCGTGGCGCCGGCGCTGGCCGCGCGCGATGCGGCGCAGCTCGCCGTAGACGGCCGCGTACAGTTCGTCGCGGTCGTCGGGGCGCCCGTCGCGGGCGGCGACGAGCAGTCGGGTCAGGTCCGGCCGGTTCTCCATGCCATTGAGGATAGCGGAATCGTGACCAATCCGGGACAATTTTTGTCATGTCATCTCTCCGCGGTCGCCGCAACGCCGGCCCCTCGCCGGCGCCGGGGCGGTGCCGCGTCGCCTCACCCGGGAAGACGCGAAACGCGGGCGGATCCGGAAGCGCTTCGCCGTGGGCGCCGTCGTCCGGTCGTGCTAGGATCGCGGCGTCACCCGAACCTCGCCGCCGTGAAGGGACCCGATGATCCCCACACCCCGAGCCGTCCGCGTCATCCTGTTCGCCATCGCCATCGCCGCCCTCGGGGCCGGACTCGCCCCGCGGGCCCGGGCCCAGCAGTACCAGGTGCGCACCTGGGAAGTGGCCGACGGGCTGCCCGGATCCGAGATCAAGAGCATCGCCCAGGACCGGGACGGCCGCATGTGGTTCACGACCCGGTCGGGCCTCGTCTCGCTGGACAGCGTGGGCTTCGAGAAGGCCGACCTGCCGGAGCTCTCCTACAGCGAAAGCGCGGGCCAGCTGCTGGTCGATCCGGCCGGCGACGTGTGGGCCCTGTTCTCCGGCACGCAGGCGGCCCTGTACCATTGGAACGGCCACGTCTGGGATCGGCACGCGGCGCCGCCCCACCTCGAGGGCAGCGTCTACAGCTTCCGGCACGGCGCCTTCGCCGGCACGCCCGACGGGCCCCTGCTGGCCACCGTCACGCGACGCGGCGACTTCGCGATCCGGGAAGGCGGCGGCTGGCGCGAGTGCCCCGACCTGCCGGTGCAGCCGGACTCGATCCGCACCCTGGCCGGCGCCGACGGACTCTTCTACGCCGGCACCTCCGATGGGCTCTACGTCATCCCGGCCACCGCGCCCGAGCGCGCGCGG
This window encodes:
- a CDS encoding sigma-70 family RNA polymerase sigma factor encodes the protein MENRPDLTRLLVAARDGRPDDRDELYAAVYGELRRIARGQRRRHAADATLHTTALVHESYLRLIDQTAVLAGDRLRFFATAARAMRHILVDRYRARRAAKRGGDRQQADLDPDELQADVQGALLLDLDEGLHRLAATDERLARVVELRFFVGLKDAEIGELIGVSDRTVRTDWTRAKAWLADFLAEPAAGASAAGDDGDD